The proteins below come from a single uncultured Fibrobacter sp. genomic window:
- a CDS encoding FISUMP domain-containing protein codes for MKPTFKTIALTTITLGAAAILSACDQANTCKYDEAANTLSCSEKTYKTANLGGKVWMAENIAAYIPDSSVCYGNEHVNCEIMGRLYTWSAATTGLCPKGWTLPSQEDFKKAFGGASTEALKQSAFNMQFAGFRYYDGKFADLDASASFWTSDSYDDSRAYLVRATDSTITYEHFNKNIAASVRCIKE; via the coding sequence ATGAAACCGACATTCAAGACCATCGCACTCACCACCATTACACTGGGCGCCGCCGCAATTCTCTCGGCATGCGACCAGGCAAATACCTGCAAGTACGATGAAGCCGCCAACACGCTTTCTTGCTCCGAAAAGACTTACAAGACCGCAAACCTCGGCGGTAAAGTCTGGATGGCTGAAAACATTGCCGCCTACATTCCCGACTCCAGTGTCTGCTACGGCAACGAACACGTCAACTGCGAAATCATGGGAAGACTCTACACCTGGAGCGCCGCGACAACAGGTCTTTGCCCGAAAGGCTGGACACTCCCCTCGCAAGAAGATTTCAAGAAGGCCTTTGGCGGCGCCTCTACAGAAGCTCTTAAGCAAAGCGCCTTCAACATGCAATTCGCCGGATTCCGCTACTATGACGGAAAGTTTGCCGACTTGGATGCTAGCGCAAGCTTCTGGACCAGCGACAGCTACGACGATTCCAGAGCCTACCTCGTCCGCGCCACCGATTCCACTATCACTTACGAACACTTCAACAAGAACATTGCCGCCTCGGTCCGTTGCATAAAAGAGTAA
- a CDS encoding putative transporter, protein MTWLIDLFAKPSVGQQVLAIALTAALGLMIGKIKVKGIALGSAGALFVGIGLGHLGLRVEPNVLHFIQEFGLILFVYTIGMQVGPGFMDSIRRHGLVLNILSTSIVLLGVIVTLCLYFFTDMHNNVPVLIGMLCGAVTNTPSLGAANSAFAAAGVDTSLTGIGYAVAYPFGVIGIILVMILVRLVFRQDPAKAAEKYTAEIAAHSKEIESCSLTVENQNLYGIQLKDIPNLISSGVVVTRLLRGESIFTPNGKTVIEQGDKLHIVGMPEAVCAMEKIIGKRLEKPITLETSNTDKKIVVKTILVTNKKILGRTIGSLALAERYGVNISRVVRSGFKFTGRLDLRIKFADKLRVVGTAEGIEEAAKELGNSLTALDHPEILPAFLGIFLGVIVGSIPIAIPGMPTPLKLGLAGGPLIVAILLSRKRKIGPLNFFMANSANLMLREFGLTLFLSCVGLNAGIKFFDVLLNGDGVYYMGLAALITFVPLAIVATVGHLVFKVNYLSLCGVLAGATTDPPALAFANGQANSEAVNIGYASVYPLTMLLRILSGQVLAILLLQAI, encoded by the coding sequence ATGACTTGGCTAATCGATTTATTCGCAAAGCCCTCGGTAGGGCAACAAGTATTAGCAATCGCGCTCACCGCCGCACTCGGCCTCATGATCGGAAAAATCAAGGTCAAGGGAATCGCGCTCGGTAGCGCAGGCGCCCTTTTCGTGGGCATTGGCCTTGGCCACCTGGGACTCCGTGTCGAGCCGAACGTCCTTCACTTTATTCAGGAATTCGGCTTGATCCTGTTTGTCTACACCATAGGCATGCAAGTGGGCCCCGGATTCATGGATTCCATTCGCCGTCACGGCCTTGTACTGAACATCCTTTCGACAAGCATCGTGCTGCTCGGCGTTATCGTAACGCTCTGCCTGTACTTCTTTACAGATATGCATAACAACGTACCCGTACTCATAGGAATGCTTTGTGGCGCTGTCACGAACACGCCTTCCCTTGGAGCCGCTAACTCAGCCTTTGCCGCGGCCGGGGTGGACACGTCCCTCACGGGTATCGGGTACGCTGTTGCATATCCGTTCGGCGTCATCGGAATCATCTTGGTCATGATTCTCGTGCGCCTCGTCTTTAGGCAAGACCCCGCGAAGGCAGCCGAAAAATATACGGCAGAAATCGCCGCCCACAGCAAAGAAATTGAATCTTGCAGTCTTACCGTTGAAAACCAGAACCTTTACGGAATCCAGCTCAAGGACATTCCGAACCTGATTTCGAGCGGAGTCGTCGTCACCCGCCTCTTGCGCGGAGAAAGCATTTTTACCCCGAACGGAAAGACGGTGATTGAACAAGGCGACAAGCTGCACATTGTGGGCATGCCCGAAGCCGTTTGCGCCATGGAAAAAATTATCGGCAAGCGTCTGGAAAAACCGATTACGCTTGAAACCAGCAACACCGACAAAAAGATTGTCGTCAAGACGATTCTCGTAACGAACAAGAAGATTCTCGGCCGCACCATCGGTTCGCTGGCTCTTGCAGAACGCTATGGCGTAAACATCAGCCGCGTCGTGCGCAGCGGATTCAAATTCACCGGCCGACTCGATTTAAGAATCAAGTTCGCCGACAAGCTTAGAGTCGTCGGTACCGCCGAAGGAATCGAAGAAGCCGCCAAGGAACTGGGCAACTCGCTGACCGCTCTTGACCACCCCGAAATTCTCCCTGCCTTCTTGGGCATTTTCCTCGGAGTCATTGTCGGAAGCATTCCTATCGCAATCCCTGGAATGCCGACGCCTCTCAAGCTCGGTCTCGCCGGCGGCCCGCTGATTGTAGCCATCCTCCTCAGCCGCAAGCGCAAAATCGGTCCGCTGAACTTCTTTATGGCCAACAGCGCAAACCTTATGCTCCGCGAATTCGGCCTCACGCTCTTCTTAAGTTGCGTCGGCCTGAATGCAGGCATCAAGTTCTTTGACGTGCTCCTGAACGGTGACGGCGTTTACTACATGGGACTTGCCGCACTCATCACCTTCGTGCCGCTCGCTATCGTCGCAACTGTCGGCCACCTGGTTTTCAAAGTCAACTACCTTTCGCTCTGCGGCGTACTCGCCGGCGCCACCACCGACCCGCCCGCTCTCGCATTTGCCAACGGCCAAGCGAACAGCGAAGCAGTGAACATCGGCTACGCCTCCGTTTACCCGCTCACCATGCTGCTCAGAATCTTAAGCGGCCAAGTGCTCGCCATTTTGCTGCTTCAGGCCATATAG
- a CDS encoding ribose-phosphate pyrophosphokinase, which translates to MSDRFIVTGNFTDDPFAIDMAQYIGLREDISDVVSLKTFANSEFCPRYMLDVDDMEHIGRRLEGKIVLICSVSNHERSRNDYAMRNCILARAAKDNGAEQVVLVEPDLFYSAQDRGPHRVGPLEKDRPDVDLKKFDGQAFTSLLYAELLKKSGVDAVVTCHNHSIKVQNLFTEIFEGNFHNLIPTDVYAHYIKSSNFVQTGKDGNNLVIVSPDKGARPFMNAVFDALQLPECKRVVMDKVRTGEREISMTFNPELSDISIEEIEGKDVIVFDDMVRTGTTIVQCCEHIKKGNPNRVCFGVTHFHTSAEAREKLNSPAIDEILTTSTLPDIMNRDCQGRLRKKLTVLKLGKWIARHVMQMYGMDDGRFEKDFYKIDMSSKNPRWPPQFF; encoded by the coding sequence ATGTCTGATCGTTTTATCGTGACCGGAAACTTCACTGATGATCCGTTCGCCATCGACATGGCCCAGTACATCGGCCTCCGTGAAGATATTTCCGACGTGGTCTCCTTGAAGACCTTCGCAAACTCCGAATTCTGCCCCCGCTACATGCTCGACGTGGACGATATGGAACATATCGGCCGTCGCCTGGAAGGCAAGATCGTTTTGATTTGCTCGGTTTCGAACCATGAACGCAGCCGTAACGACTACGCCATGCGTAACTGCATTTTGGCCCGCGCCGCTAAGGACAACGGTGCCGAACAGGTGGTGCTCGTGGAGCCCGATTTGTTCTACAGCGCCCAGGACCGCGGTCCGCACCGCGTCGGTCCGCTCGAAAAGGATCGCCCAGATGTCGACCTCAAGAAGTTCGACGGCCAGGCCTTCACGAGCCTCCTTTACGCCGAACTCCTCAAGAAGTCTGGCGTTGACGCCGTGGTGACCTGCCACAACCACAGCATCAAGGTGCAGAACCTGTTTACTGAAATTTTTGAAGGCAACTTCCACAACCTGATTCCGACCGACGTTTACGCTCACTACATCAAGAGCAGCAACTTCGTTCAGACCGGTAAGGACGGCAACAACCTCGTGATCGTCTCTCCGGACAAGGGCGCACGCCCGTTCATGAACGCTGTGTTCGACGCTCTCCAGCTCCCCGAATGCAAGCGCGTGGTGATGGACAAGGTCCGTACCGGCGAACGCGAAATCAGCATGACCTTCAACCCGGAACTTTCCGACATCAGCATCGAGGAAATCGAGGGCAAGGACGTGATCGTGTTCGACGACATGGTGCGTACCGGTACCACGATCGTGCAGTGCTGCGAACACATCAAGAAGGGTAACCCGAACCGCGTTTGCTTCGGCGTGACGCACTTCCACACCAGTGCCGAAGCCCGCGAAAAGCTCAACAGCCCGGCCATCGACGAAATCCTCACGACCTCGACGCTTCCGGACATTATGAACCGTGACTGCCAGGGCCGCCTCCGCAAGAAGCTCACCGTGCTCAAGCTCGGCAAGTGGATTGCCCGCCACGTGATGCAGATGTACGGCATGGACGACGGCCGCTTCGAGAAGGACTTCTACAAGATCGATATGTCCTCGAAGAACCCGCGTTGGCCGCCCCAGTTTTTTTAA
- the lysA gene encoding diaminopimelate decarboxylase, with product MANYSIPQDVFVKAAEQYGTPLWIYDRATIEKCVKDVQVFDTVRFAQKACPNLSVVSLIRKLGCVVDAVSAGEIVRALKAGFKGGQQKGKAPEIVYTADIFDKDALELVKEHNIAVNVGSPDMIQQLADFGVKSELTIRVNPGFGHGHSRKTNTGGDLSKHGIWHEQIKDCIKLAQANGMWITGLHMHIGSGTDFEHLAQVCDAMVDASRRLGSHLRTISAGGGLPIPYHEEDKGNRIDVNAYYKLWDDARKRIQQSIGHEVHLEVEPGRYLVAESGYLMAEIRAVKKQGDNLFYLVDAGFTDLVRPSFYGSYHAISIIARDGRELNETVDAVVAGPLCESGDVFTQEEGGFVVTRKLPKAQVGDLLVLHDAGAYGAAMSSNYNSRRYAAETMYTNGELKVVRERQTFEQLMQNDRIIDL from the coding sequence AGTGCGTGAAGGATGTCCAGGTATTTGACACCGTTCGCTTTGCTCAGAAGGCATGCCCGAACCTTTCCGTGGTTTCGCTTATCCGTAAGCTCGGCTGCGTCGTTGATGCGGTTTCTGCCGGCGAAATCGTTCGCGCCCTCAAGGCCGGATTCAAGGGTGGCCAGCAGAAGGGCAAGGCTCCTGAAATTGTCTACACCGCAGACATCTTCGACAAGGATGCTCTTGAACTCGTGAAGGAACACAACATCGCCGTGAACGTGGGCTCGCCGGATATGATCCAGCAGCTCGCTGATTTCGGCGTGAAGTCGGAACTCACCATCCGCGTGAACCCGGGTTTTGGCCATGGACACTCCCGCAAGACCAACACCGGTGGCGACCTCAGCAAGCACGGCATCTGGCACGAACAGATCAAGGACTGCATCAAGCTCGCGCAGGCGAATGGCATGTGGATTACGGGACTGCACATGCATATCGGTTCCGGCACGGACTTTGAACACCTCGCTCAGGTGTGCGATGCCATGGTCGACGCTAGCCGTCGCCTGGGCTCTCACTTGCGCACCATCAGTGCAGGGGGCGGCCTCCCGATTCCGTATCACGAAGAAGACAAGGGAAACCGCATCGACGTGAACGCTTACTACAAACTGTGGGACGATGCCCGCAAGCGCATTCAGCAGAGCATTGGCCACGAGGTTCACCTTGAAGTGGAACCGGGTCGTTACCTGGTGGCCGAAAGCGGTTACCTGATGGCCGAAATCCGCGCCGTCAAGAAGCAGGGCGACAACCTGTTCTACCTGGTGGATGCCGGCTTTACCGACCTCGTTCGCCCGAGTTTCTACGGTAGCTATCATGCCATCTCGATTATTGCCCGCGACGGTCGCGAACTGAACGAAACGGTGGACGCCGTTGTTGCAGGCCCGCTCTGCGAATCCGGTGACGTGTTCACGCAGGAAGAAGGCGGTTTCGTGGTGACCCGCAAGCTCCCGAAGGCCCAGGTGGGCGACCTGCTGGTTCTCCATGACGCTGGCGCCTACGGTGCCGCCATGAGCAGCAACTACAACAGCCGTCGTTATGCTGCCGAAACCATGTACACCAACGGTGAACTGAAGGTCGTGCGCGAACGCCAGACTTTTGAGCAGCTCATGCAGAACGACAGGATTATTGATTTATAA